In Molothrus ater isolate BHLD 08-10-18 breed brown headed cowbird chromosome 20, BPBGC_Mater_1.1, whole genome shotgun sequence, the following are encoded in one genomic region:
- the GAPVD1 gene encoding GTPase-activating protein and VPS9 domain-containing protein 1 isoform X3 — MVKLDIHTLAHHLKQERLYVSSEKALIQRLNADVLKTAERLYRTAWISKQQRINLDRLIITSAEASPAECCQHAKILEDTQFVDGYKQLGFQETAYGEFLNRLRENPRLIASCLVAGEKLNQDNTQSVIHTVFTSIYGNCIMQEDESYLLQVLRYLIEFELKESDNPRRLLRRGTCAFSILFKLFSEGLFSAKLFLTATLHEPIMQLLVEDEDHLETDANKLIERFSPVQQEKLFGEKGTEKFKQRVQEMVDSNEAKLVTLVNKFIGYLKQNTYCFPHSLRWIVSQMYKTLSCVDRLEVGEVRAMCTDLLLACFICPAIVNPEQYGIISDAPINEVARFNLMQVGRLLQQLAMTGSEEGDPRTKSSLAKFDKSCVAAFLDVVIDGRAVETPPMSAVNLLEGLSRTVVYMTYSQLTALVGFMRNVMSSDQLKEDRMALENLLANLPQNKPGKSSSLEMTPYNTPQLSPATTPANKKNRLPIGQQLAAITAWDTSATNLSAHITLVTPFATRSRSRSNMLMDQHGDHEGSSQETIPEVQPEEVLVISLGTGPQITPGMMSENEVLNMQLADGGQGDVPIDENKLHGKPDKTLRFSLCSDNLEGISEGPSNRSNSVSSLDLEGESVSELGAGPSGSNGVEALQLLEHEQATTQDNLDDKLRKFEIRDMMGLTDDRDISETVSETWSTDVLGSDFDPNIDEDRLQEIAEAPDLKQEERLQELESCSGLGSTSDDTDVREVSSRPSTPGLSVVSGISATSEDIPNKIEDLRSECSSDFGGKDSVTSPDMDETAHGASHLTSPPSQTDSLLALFDPLSSNEGVSAVVRPKVHYARPSHPPPDPPILEGAVGGNEARLPNFGCHALVPAELEAFKQRHSYPERLVRSRSSDIVSSGRRPMSDPGWNRRAGNEDRELPMASSSAGAAALAAASQSSSSSPSKDSSRGEIEERKDSDDEKSDRNKPWWRKRFVSAMPKAPIPFRKKEKQEKDKDDMVPDRYATLQDDPSPRLSAQAQAAEDILDKYRNAIKRTSPSEGAIVNYDSAEAIGDGESMHDSPRDEALQNMSADDLPDSASQVAQPQGSAFSYRDAKKKLRLALCSADSVALPMLTHSTRNGLPDHTDPEDNEIVCFLKVQLAEAINLQDKNLMAQLQETMRCVSRFDNRTCRKLLASIAEDYRKRAPYIAYLTRCRQGLQTTQAHLERLLQRVLRDKEVANRYFTTVCVRLLLESKEKKIREFIQDFQKLTAADDKTAQVEDFLQFLYGAMAQDAIWQNASEEQLQDAQLAIERSVMNRIFKLAFYPNQDGDILRDQVLHEHIQRLSKVVTANHKALQIPEVYLREAPWPSAQSEIRTISAYKTPRDKVQCILRMCSTIMNLLSLANEDSVPGADDFVPVLVFVLIKANPPCLLSTVQYISSFYANCLSGEESYWWMQFTAAVEFIKTIDDRK, encoded by the exons ATGGTGAAGCTGGACATCCACACGCTGGCCCACCACCTGAAGCAGGAGCGGCTGTATGTGAGCTCGGAGAAGGCGCTGATCCAGCGCCTCAACGCCGACGTGCTGAAGACGGCGGAGCGGCTCTACCGCACGGCCTGGATCTCCAAACAGCAGCGCATCAACCTGGACAGGCTCATCATCACCAG tgcTGAAGCTTCTCCTGCTGAATGCTGCCAGCACGCAAAAATCTTGGAGGACACGCAGTTTGTGGATGGGTACAAGCAGCTGGGATTCCAGGAGACTGCTTATGGAGAATTCCTGAACAGACTGAGAGAGAACCCCAGGCTGATTGCGTCCTGCCTGGTTGCTGGAGAGAAGCTCAACCAGGACAACACCCAGAGTGTCATTCACACAGTCTTCACCTCCATCTATGGCAACTGCATCATGCAGGAGGACGAGAGttacctgctgcaggtgctccGCTACCTGATCGAGTTTGAACTGAAGGAAAGCGACAACCCCAGGCGGCTGCTGAGGCGAGGCACCTGTGCCTTCAGCATCCTGTTCAAGCTCTTCTCCGAAGGACTCTTTTCTGCAAAACTTTTTCTTACCGCTACCTTACATGAGCCAATCATGCAGCTTCTGGTTGAGGATGAAGACCACCTGGAAACCGATGCAAACAAGTTAATTGAGAGATTCTCCCCAGTACAGCAGGAGAAGTTATTTGGagagaaaggcacagaaaagtTCAAGCAGAGAGTCCAAGAGATGGTTGACTCCAACGAGGCCAAGCTGGTGACCCTGGTCAACAAATTCATTGGCTATCTCAAACAAAACACGTACTGTTTTCCCCACAGCTTGAGGTGGATTGTGTCGCAGATGTACAAAACGCTGTCGTGTGTGGACAGGCTGGAGGTTGGCGAGGTCAGAGCCATGTGCACAGATCTCCTTCTGGCCTGCTTCATCTGCCCTGCCATCGTCAACCCGGAGCAGTACGGCATCATTTCTGATGCTCCTATCAATGAGGTGGCAAGATTTAATCTGATGCAG GTTGGGAgacttctgcagcagctggcaatGACAGGCTCTGAGGAGGGAGATCCACGTACAAAGAGCAGCCTCGCTAAATTTGACAAA AGCTGTGTTGCTGCCTTCCTGGACGTGGTGATCGATGGGCGCGCGGTCGAGACTCCGCCGATGTCGGCCGTGAACctgctggaggggctgagccGCACCGTGGTGTACATGACCTACAGCCAGCTCACTGCCCTG GTTGGCTTCATGCGGAACGTGATGTCAAGCGATCAGCTCAAGGAAGATCGGATGGCTTTGGAAAACTTGCTGGCAAATTTACCCCAGAACaaaccagggaaaagcagcagccttgAAATGACTCCATATAACACCCCCCAGCTTTCTCCTGCAACTACTCcagccaacaaaaaaaaccgACTGCCCATAG GACAGCAGTTGGCAGCGATTACTGCCTGGGATACCTCTGCTACCAATCTGTCAGCTCACATAACTCTAGTAACCCCTTTTG ccACTCGAAGCAGAAGTAGATCAAACATGCTAATGGACCAGCATGGAGATCATGAAGGATCCTCCCAGGAGACTATTCCAGAAGTGCAGCCTGAAGAAGTGTTGGTGATTTCTTTGGGGACAGGTCCACAGATTACTCCAGGAATGATGTCAGAAAATGAG GTGTTAAACATGCAGCTTGCAGATGGTGGGCAGGGAGATGTCCCCATCGACGAGAACAAGCTCCATGGCAAACCTGACAAAACCTTGCGCTTCTCCCTCTGCAGTGACAATCTGGAAGGAATATCTGAAG GCCCTTCCAATCGCTCCAACTCGGTGTCCTCCCTGGACCTGGAGGGGGAGTCGGTGTCGGAGCTGGGCGCGGGCCCCTCGGGCAGCAACGGCGtggaggctctgcagctgctggagcacgAGCAAG CCACAACTCAGGATAACCTGGATGACAAGCTCCGTAAGTTTGAAATCCGTGACATGATGGGTTTGACTGATGACAGAGACATTTCAGAAACTGTGAGTGAGACCTGGAGCACAGATGTCTTGGGAAGTGACTTCGACCCCAACATTGACGAGGACCGGCTGCAGGAGATTGCAG AGGCTCCAGATTTAAaacaggaggagaggctgcaggagctggagagctgctctgggctgggtaGCACGTCTGATGACACTGATGTGAGGGAGGTCAGCTCTCGGCCCAGCACCCCCGGCCTGAGCGTTGTGTCAG GTATTAGTGCAACATCTGAAGATATTCCTAACAAGATTGAGGATCTCAGGTCGGAATGTAGCTCTGACTTTGGGGGCAAAGATTCTGTAACAAGTCCTGACATGGATGAAACAGCCCATG GAGCCAGTCACTTGACATCTCCTCCTTCTCAGACAGATTCTTTGCTTGCATTGTTTGACCCTCTGTCCTCAAATGAGG GTGTGTCAGCTGTAGTAAGGCCTAAAGTGCACTATGCAAGACCCTCTCACCCACCTCCAGACCCCCCCATcctggagggagctgtgggagggaaCGAGGCCCGGCTGCCCAACTTTGGCTGCCACgccctggtgccagcagagctggaagccTTCAAGCAGAGACACTCGTACCCCGAGAGGCTGGTGCGCAGCAGGAGCTCCGACATCGTGTCCTCGGGCAGGAGGCCCATGAGTGATCCTGGCTGGAACAGGAGGGCTGGCAACGAGGACAGGGAGCTGCCCATGGCCTCCAGCAGCGCCGGGGCAGCGGCGCTGGCGGCCGCCTCTCAGTCGTCATCTTCGTCTCCCAGCAAGGACTCCTCCAGGGGAGAG ATTGAGGAACGGAAAGACAGTGATGATGAGAAGTCTGACAGGAACAAGCCCTGGTGGAGGAAACGTTTTGTGTCTGCCATGCCCAAAG CTCCTATTCCatttaggaagaaagaaaaacaagaaaaagacaaagatgaCATGGTGCCTGACAGATACGCAACGCTTCAAG ATGATCCCAGCCCAAGGCTCAGTGCTCAGGCACAAGCTGCTGAGGACATTCTGGACAAATACAGGAATGCAATCAAGAGAACGAGTCCCAGTGAAGGAGCCATCGTGAACTACGACAGTGCAG AGGCGATTGGGGATGGTGAGAGCATGCACGACTCCCCGCGGGATGAGGCTTTGCAGAACATGTCTGCAGACGACCTCCCAGACTCTGCAAGCCAAGTAGCACAGCCACAAGGTTCTGCTTTCTCCTATAG gGATGCAAAGAAGAAATTGAGATTGGCTCTTTGTTCAGCAGATTCTGTTGCCCTCCCGATGCTGACACATTCAACAAGGAATGGTCTCCCAGACCACACAGACCCTGAAG ATAATGAAATTGTGTGCTTCTTGAAAGTTCAGCTGGCTGAAGCCATCAACCTGCAGGACAAAAACCTGATGGCGCAGCTGCAGGAGACGATGCGCTGCGTGAGCCGCTTCGACAACCGCACCTGCCGCAAGCTGCTGGCCTCCATCGCCGAGGACTACAG GAAAAGAGCTCCGTACATCGCTTATTTAACGCGCTGCCGCCAAGGCCTGCAGACCACACAGGCGCACCTGGAGAGGCTCCTGCAGAGAGTCCTGCGAGATAAAGAGGTGGCCAACAGATACTTCACTACAGTCTGTGTGAGGCTACTGCTagagagcaaggaaaagaaaataagggaGTTCATTCAAG ATTTCCAGAAACTCACAGCTGCAGATGATAAAACGGCCCAAGTAGAGGATTTTCTGCAGTTCCTGTACGGGGCTATGGCTCAGGATGCCATCTGGCAGAATGccagtgaggagcagctccaggatgcACAATTAGCCATCGAGCGCAGTGTGATGAATCGCATTTTCAAACTCGCCTTCTACCCTAATCAGGATGGAGATATTTTGCGTGACCA GGTCCTTCACGAGCACATACAGAGGTTATCCAAAGTAGTGACTGCAAACCACAAGGCACTTCAGATACCTGAG GTGTACCTGCGCGAGGCGCCCTGGCCGTCGGCGCAGTCCGAGATCCGCACCATCAGCGCCTACAAAACGCCCCGGGACAAGGTGCAGTGCATCCTGAGGATGTGCTCCACCATCATGaacctgctcagcctggccaaCGAGGACTCCGTGCCTGGGGCTGATGATTTTGTTCCTGTTCTGGTCTTTGTTCTCATAAAG GCAAACCCCCCTTGCCTGCTGTCCACTGTGCAGTACATCAGCAGTTTCTATGCCAACTGTTTGTCTGGAGAGGAGTCCTACTGGTGGATGCAATTCACGGCAGCCGTGGAGTTCATCAAAACTATCGATGACCGCAAGTAG